The genomic region CGAAGATCAGTTCCGTGATCAGGTTTTCGAAATCGGTCTTCGCTTCCGTAAACGAATCCTTATTCTTTTCCAACCAGGGTTTGTTATTATTCTTCGCTAATTTTTTAAGAAAGTCGAGAGTCGCGGGATGTAACATGAAAAACCTTTCGCATAAGAATCGTATCGACGGAATCTTCGATCAAGTCAAAAACGAATCCAAGAAACGGAGAGGATCGATACGAAGCGGGCGACCCGACTCCGGCCGCCACGCAGATTTACAAAAAAAGAGCTTCGCGGAATTCTAATAAACGCCCGAAAGAAAAGAATCCAAATCCCGAGCCGTACGATCCGGAATCTCCTCCATCGGAATATGACCCGCGCCTTCGTAAACGGCGAACTTCGCGTTTTTCAAATCTCGTTTCCAATACGGAAAGTATTCGTATTTCAACCAATGATCTTCGGTTCCCCACATTACGAGAGTGGGAGTCGTAACCTCGGCGATTCGTTTCGAAATATCGGGATTCAAAAATTTTTCCCGAGCGATCTGAAATATCTTTGCGATCGCTTCTCGGTTTCCTTCTCTCATGGAAAGATCGATATATCGTTCTTTCACTTCGTCTTTCAATTTGGAAGGATCTCCGTATGCTTGACTGATTCCTCTGCTTACCAAAAAACTCGGGGTCGAAAATTTAGCGACCGGTCTTACAAGTGGATGACTTCCGAACGCGATGAGTTCGGGCAAAGGTTGCGCGTAACCCGCGGCGTCGATCAAAACCATCTTCTCTACCCGGCTCGGATAAGAAAGGGAATAGTTCCAAGAAATGTAACCGCCCATCGAGTTCCCTACTAAATAAAATTTTTCCAAACCCAGACGTTTTCTGAATTCTTCCAAAAGTTGAACTCCTTGGATCGGATCCAAAACGGAAAGATCGCCGTCGATGCCGGTCAAACCGTGACCGGGAAGATCCAAACGGATGATTCTATACTTTCCTTTGAGAGACGCGGTCCAATCGTCCCAAGTATGCAAGGACGCACAAACTCCGTGTAAAAGAATGACCGCCGGCCCCTGTCCTTCGTCTCTGTAATGAAGGTTTACGTTTCCGATCTGAACGAATTCGGATTCGGAATTGGCGTATTTCGATTTCAAAACGTCGATCGGAATCGAACCGATTCCTAAAAACCTGCAGGAACTCAAAAGAACGGACAAAAGAAGAACGACCGTTCTGAACTGAAAACTCGGAATTCGCTTCATAAATTCTCACCTAAATATTTCAAATTTTAGAATGACATATCAATCAGTTTCTAAACGCGTAAAGAACAAATTTACCGACCGGAAAAGATTTTTTCCGACAAGTCTGGGGAGAATGGAAGTTCGGGGGCTTCGTTAAAAAAGAATCAGAGAACGCCGTCTTTAAAGATCGAATCGATTCTATGAAGAATGGAGGTTTCTTTTTCGGAGGAAGAACGGGCGAGTTTCAATTCGGAAACGAGATCGCCGAGTTCCTTGTAAATCGACGTTCCCAGTTTTCTAAAATCGGGAACCCACAACGAATTCAAATCTCCCGGTTCCGCTTTCCAAAGACCTCTTGCGTATTCCCTTCTTCTGGTTTCCAAATCCTTTTTGGAAACGGAAGAGATCAAGTAAGCGTAAAGCGCGTCGACCCATTCTTCCATTCCGGGCGCGGGATTGAATCCGTGAAAACAAGTGAGATGAACCACGTTGCTGAAATTTCTTACGATTCTGATTTCGGTTCTGTGAAAACTGGAAGCGAGAATCGGACAAGCCGATTTGGATTCCTGAGTGTACCAGTTCTTTCTTCGAGAAGGAAGAAACCTCTGATGAACCCCTCTCGTGATCCCGGATTGAAGATGGTTTTGCAAAGCGTGAGAATCGCTCGGATCGTATTCGAGTTTCACGTCGAGAAGCCAAACCTTGGCCCCCTTTTTGCTCAATTCTTCCCAATCGTTATATAAGAATATCTTGTTTCTCGCATATTGCGATTTTGGAATACAGGTCTTGAAGTGTTTCTCCGGAATGCCGGACGCGTCGACCATCTCCTTTGTGAACAAAAAGAAATCGTTGTCTCCGGTGGCGATTCCTCGGGTGAACTTTCCGAATTCGAGCAAGGGAACGTAGTTTCCGACGTTTTCCTTTTCCGTATCCGTTCTTTTTTCTCCCATCTGAATCTTCTTTTCCAGGCGATGAAAGATCGGACTCCATTTGGCTTCGGGATCGGGAAACGGAATCCAATCGGTTTCGATCGATTCCACGGAACCCGCGAGAAGCTTGGACTTATCCGAAAAAAATCCGGGCTTCAACCTCGTCCAATAAAAGCCGGACTTCTTTACTTTATCAGAATTTTCTAATAAAAGAATGCAGGAGCTCGTCACCGCCTCGTCGAAAAGGCTGTCCTGCGGCGAAAGTAAAAAGAGAGAATGCAAAAGACCCGATTCCCGCAAAGCGGACTTGATAAAAATGCCGTAACCGGAATTGAAAAAATCCTGAGGCACAAGAAAGGCCGCCCTGCCTCCCCGATCGATCATATTCAAACATTTTAATAAAAAGAAAACGTAAAGGTTCGCGGTACCCGGCAGTTTTTTGTCCGATCGGCCTTCGAATTGATGGATCAATTCCTTGGAATAATTCTTATCGCTGATCTTTCTGTAAGGAGGGTTACAAAGAATGACGTCGAACTTCTGATCCTCTTTCTGAAGTAAGAAGTCGCGATCGAAAAAGTTTAGTATACTAGTTTTAGAGATTCTATCTTCGAGCGCTTGTCGACTCGAGTTCAAACATTGCAGATCCAGATCGAATCCGAACCATTCCGCGTTTATGTTGGGGAGTTTATCGAGAATACTTTTGAAAAAAATTCCGTTACCGATCGCAGGATCGAGTATACGGTGTATACGTTCCGGATCATCCGAGGAGGTGATTCTCTCGGCACCCAGAACCCAATCTACCAGGAAATCCGCGACCCTTTCGGGTGTAAAAAACTGTCCTAGATATTTATTCTTATTTTTTCGATTTACCTCTGGTGACATCTATACCGTGCAATTCCGATTCTTCGCCGTTCAAACGAAATCGTTTTTTTCTGCTTACAAGCCTCGAGCTTTTAACATCGATTAAAGACAAAAGTTTCAGAACCTGAGAAGCAAACAACCAGTAAATTATTTACCCTAGTTTACGTGTGTTAGGCGATCAATCAGTATACTATCTTTTTATATTTTAGACTTCGCGGATTCTTTTTAAGCGGACATTTAAAATATGCGTATACACATCTCCTTTGATGAATCGTACTTATCGCTCTAATACCATTCCGTTAGTCGTATTATATCTTACTTCGTTTATCAATAAACGGCGGGTTTATAACGAAGAGAACGAGTTCGGGTTTTTCTAAATTTAAAACCTTTCCAATTCCTTGGATTTGGTTTTTTGAAGATTTAGAAGCCGATTTCCGTGGCAACCTATCGTATAAAAAGGTTCGATATGCAATCGCGCATACTCCGGTTGCAAAAGAAAACGAATAAGACATTGAACCGAAGAGTATGATGTATATCCACGAATTCGGAAATTCTTGTCGATTTATGGTATAAGAAAGATAGCTTAACGTCCGAAGAGCAAGAAAATTTCTTTCTGATTATTATGAATTATATTAATGCGACATGACGTGTCACATCGACGACCACAAGTTCAACGTGCGGACGCTTGAGGAGTTTTATCCGCGTTGTCTTTGTTTCCGATTTTTTTAAGGATGAGGGTTTCCAGAGTATCGAACTTTTGTCTGCGCGCTTCTTCCAACGGACTTCTTCCGTAAACGTCCGAAAGATTGGGATCGGCTCCGAGTTCGATGAGTTTTTCGGCTAAGGAGATTCTTTTTTTGAGGATGGCTCTTAAGAGAGGGGAAATTCCTTCCGCGTTTCTATGATTGAGATTCGTTCCGGTTTTTACGAGTAATTCGGGTATTCTCAGATCCACTTCGGATTTTTCGGAAAGAAAATGAAGAGCGTTGTCCGCTCCCGCTTGAATCTGTTTTCCGTCCTGATTCTTTTCATGAAGACGGCTCGTATAATCCGACTTGGCGTTGTTCTTCAAAAGAAATTCGACGATCGGATAATGCGCGGAAGACGATCCAGCTCCGCAGGCGAGGAAAAGGGGAAATTCTTCCGGATTGCCCTTATCAAAGTTCACATCGGCGTGGTTCTCCACAAGGAATTTAACGAGCACCAGGTTCCCGTGGCGGATCGCCATGTTTAATATTGAAACCGGAAACGTTCTTGTCTCGTCGAGTTTGGATACGTATTCCAACTTCGCTCCCGATTCGATCAATCGTTTGGGAACCGCGAGGTCGTCTATGTCGAGAACCTTGACGTCCAGAAGTCCGGATAAACTTTCGGATAACACTGAATTTCCGTCTTTGTCCTGCGCGTTTACGTTCGCTCCCGAGCGAATCAAAACTTCCGCTACTTCGGGTCTATGATCGGCGATCATCAGAGCGGTTTTTCCTCTGGAATCGGAGGCGTCCACGGTCGCACCCGCTTGGATCAACAGCTCCGTTTTCTTCGGATCTCCCTCTTGAACCGATCTTAAAAACTCGCTGTCCAGCGCGGGATCGGCTAATAGAAAAATCGGGAAAATCAAAAAGAAACAAGGAAGTTTATGAATTCTTGAAATCATCGTTTTATCTATAGACCGTCTTATAATATTGAATCGGATTTTTTACAGAGTGTATATCCACATTTTTAGAATCCGCTTTTTCTCGGAATCCGAAAAACGTCCTTTTTATCTTGACCCCTTCTTCTCCTTGAGGTTCCTACTTGTTTTCGGAGTTCACTCATGCCACAATCCTTTAAAGAATATACGTATTATGACGCCACGGGACTCGCCGATTTGATCCGTAAAAAATCGGTTCATCCGAGCGAACTCGTGGAATCCGCGATCGAAAGAATCGAATCGATCAATCCCGGTTTGAACGCGGTCATCACTCGTTTTTACGAAGAAGCGAAAAAAAACGCGAAGTCAAAACTTCCCGACGGTCCGTTCAAAGGGGTTCCGATTTTAATCAAGAACATCGTTCATTCCATCGGAGGAGCTCCTCTCACTAACGGCTCGAAGTCGTATCGCAATTATATTTCTCCCGTAGATTCGGAGTTCGTAAAAAGACTGAAGAATGCGGGAACGATTTTCCTCGGACAAACGAACGTTCCCGAGTTCGCTCTGATGGGAATCACCGAACCGAAGTTTCACGGTCCGACTCGAAATCCTTGGAACTTGGAAAGAACGCCCGGCGGTTCCTCCGGCGGCGCGGGAGCGGCGGTCGCTTCGGGTATGGTTCCGGTTGCAACGGCTTCGGACGGCGGAGGATCGATTCGAATTCCCGCCGCCTATTGCGGGTTATTCGGTCTCAAACCGACTCGGGGAAGAACTCCGGTCGGTCCGTACTTCGGAAGATTCTGGCAGGGAGCTTCGGTGGATCACGTTCTTTCCAGAACGGTTCGAGACAGCGCGGCTTTTTTGGACGCGTTAGGCGGAATTGAAAACGCGGGAGCGTTCTCCTTTGACTCGCCTAAGACGAGTTATACGGCCGAACTCAAAAAACCTCCGGGTAAACTTCGGATCGCGTTCTCCACTCAATCTCCGATCGGAACTCCGGTTCATCCGGATTGTGTGGAATCCGTAGTTCATACCGCGAAACTTTTACATTCTCTCGGTCATAAGGTGGAGGAAAAAGACGCTCCCGTAGACGGTCGTGCGATCGGTCGCGCTTTTATCACGATGTATTTCGGAGAGATGGCCGCGCAGAT from Leptospira kmetyi serovar Malaysia str. Bejo-Iso9 harbors:
- a CDS encoding alpha/beta fold hydrolase, with translation MKRIPSFQFRTVVLLLSVLLSSCRFLGIGSIPIDVLKSKYANSESEFVQIGNVNLHYRDEGQGPAVILLHGVCASLHTWDDWTASLKGKYRIIRLDLPGHGLTGIDGDLSVLDPIQGVQLLEEFRKRLGLEKFYLVGNSMGGYISWNYSLSYPSRVEKMVLIDAAGYAQPLPELIAFGSHPLVRPVAKFSTPSFLVSRGISQAYGDPSKLKDEVKERYIDLSMREGNREAIAKIFQIAREKFLNPDISKRIAEVTTPTLVMWGTEDHWLKYEYFPYWKRDLKNAKFAVYEGAGHIPMEEIPDRTARDLDSFLSGVY
- a CDS encoding HsdM family class I SAM-dependent methyltransferase, which codes for MSPEVNRKNKNKYLGQFFTPERVADFLVDWVLGAERITSSDDPERIHRILDPAIGNGIFFKSILDKLPNINAEWFGFDLDLQCLNSSRQALEDRISKTSILNFFDRDFLLQKEDQKFDVILCNPPYRKISDKNYSKELIHQFEGRSDKKLPGTANLYVFFLLKCLNMIDRGGRAAFLVPQDFFNSGYGIFIKSALRESGLLHSLFLLSPQDSLFDEAVTSSCILLLENSDKVKKSGFYWTRLKPGFFSDKSKLLAGSVESIETDWIPFPDPEAKWSPIFHRLEKKIQMGEKRTDTEKENVGNYVPLLEFGKFTRGIATGDNDFFLFTKEMVDASGIPEKHFKTCIPKSQYARNKIFLYNDWEELSKKGAKVWLLDVKLEYDPSDSHALQNHLQSGITRGVHQRFLPSRRKNWYTQESKSACPILASSFHRTEIRIVRNFSNVVHLTCFHGFNPAPGMEEWVDALYAYLISSVSKKDLETRRREYARGLWKAEPGDLNSLWVPDFRKLGTSIYKELGDLVSELKLARSSSEKETSILHRIDSIFKDGVL
- a CDS encoding ankyrin repeat domain-containing protein, whose protein sequence is MISRIHKLPCFFLIFPIFLLADPALDSEFLRSVQEGDPKKTELLIQAGATVDASDSRGKTALMIADHRPEVAEVLIRSGANVNAQDKDGNSVLSESLSGLLDVKVLDIDDLAVPKRLIESGAKLEYVSKLDETRTFPVSILNMAIRHGNLVLVKFLVENHADVNFDKGNPEEFPLFLACGAGSSSAHYPIVEFLLKNNAKSDYTSRLHEKNQDGKQIQAGADNALHFLSEKSEVDLRIPELLVKTGTNLNHRNAEGISPLLRAILKKRISLAEKLIELGADPNLSDVYGRSPLEEARRQKFDTLETLILKKIGNKDNADKTPQASAR
- a CDS encoding amidase, whose translation is MPQSFKEYTYYDATGLADLIRKKSVHPSELVESAIERIESINPGLNAVITRFYEEAKKNAKSKLPDGPFKGVPILIKNIVHSIGGAPLTNGSKSYRNYISPVDSEFVKRLKNAGTIFLGQTNVPEFALMGITEPKFHGPTRNPWNLERTPGGSSGGAGAAVASGMVPVATASDGGGSIRIPAAYCGLFGLKPTRGRTPVGPYFGRFWQGASVDHVLSRTVRDSAAFLDALGGIENAGAFSFDSPKTSYTAELKKPPGKLRIAFSTQSPIGTPVHPDCVESVVHTAKLLHSLGHKVEEKDAPVDGRAIGRAFITMYFGEMAAQMKNLEPILGRKARMGDVESVTWILALLGKTISAGEFVLNLQEWDKAALAMETFHETYDVYLTPTTAMPPAKIGELEPKLGEKIAMQVVGRLGLGRMLLASGLVDELVEKSLSRTPFTQLANLTGQPSVSIPLGQTSDQLPLGLQFTAARRREDILFRLSAQLEKAAPWSNHK